Sequence from the Pseudomonadota bacterium genome:
CGCCGAACATGCTGCAGAAGGCGCGGGAAAGGCTGCCGAAGTGCCGCTTCATGCAAGCCGAGATCGAGAGCTGGGTCCCGGACGCCGGCACCGATCTCTTGTTCGCCAATGCGGTCTTCCAATGGCTACCGGAACATCCGGCGGTGCTGCAGCGCTTGCTGCAAACCCTGCCTGAGGGCGGCGTGCTGGCGGTGCAGATGCCCGACAATACCGAGGAGCCGGCCATCGCCCTCATGCGCGAGGTGGCGTCGCGCGAGCCCTGGGCCAGCAACAAGGCGCTGTCCGGCGCGGCGCGCACCGCCCTTCTCGCGCCCGAGGGTTACTATGACCGCCTCAAGCCGCACGCATCCCGCCTGGACATCTGGCACACCGTCTACAACCACGTCATGGCCGGGCCCGAGGGCATCGTCGAATGGTTCAAGGGATCGTCCCTGCAGCCTTATCTGGCAGCGCTCGAAGGCCGGACCCGCGAGGACTATATCGCGGCCTATACCGCGGAGCTGGCCCGGCACTACAAGCCCCGCACCGACGGAAGGGTCCTGCTGGCGTTCCCGCGGCTGTTCATTCTCGCCATGCGCTAGCAACCCACGCGCCTATGCCTAGGATTTGGGCAGACTCCTAGCCGGCAGCCCTTGCTTGTCTGCCGCCGGTGAACTTCCTAGTATGTGGAAATCAACGATAAGCGCGAACCAATGCGCAGCGCAGCCTTAGGGAGGAGCTAGCCGCCATGACCATTTCCCGGCGTCGATTCGGAACGATCACGGGTGCTGCCGCGCTCGCCACCGTGTTGCCTCGGCGGAGCCGGGCGCAGCAAACGATCATGATCAAGTTCAGCCATGTCGTCGCCGACGACACGCCGAAGGGCAAGGGCTCGCTCAAGTTCAGGGAACTTGCCGAGAAGTACACGAACGGCAAAGCCAAGATCGAGGTCTATCCGAATTCGCAGCTCTACAAGGACAAGGAGGAGGTCGAGGCCCTCCAGCTCGGCGCCGTCCAGATGCTGGCCCCCTCGACCGCGAAGTTCGCGCCGTTGGGAGCGAAGGAATTCGAGGCGATGGACCTCCCCTTCGTGTTCGCCGACGACGCCAACTACGACAAGGTCGTGAAGGGCGAGGTCGGCAAATACCTGATGGCCAAGCTGAAGCCCGCCGGCATCACCGGCCTGGCATTCTGGGACAACGGCTTCCACATGGTCTCGGCCAACAAGCCCTTGCTCCTGCCGGCCGACTTCCAGGGCCTGAAGATCCGCATCTCCGGCTCGAAGATCGCCGACATGTATTTCCGCAAGATGGGCGCCCAACCGCAGATCATGGCGTTCTCGGAGGTCTACCAGGCCCTCCAGACGGGTGTGGTGGACGCCTGCGAAAACACGCCGTCCAACTACCTTACCCAGCGCTTCCACGAGGTGCAGAAGCACATCACCAACTCCCAGCACGCGCATCTGCAATATGCGGTGATCGTCAATACGAAATTCTGGGAGGGCCTGCCGGCCGACATCCGCGGCCAGCTCGAGAAGGCCATGAACGACGCGACCGACTACACCAACTCGATCGCCCAGAAGGAGAACGCCGACGCCTTGAAGGAGATCCAGGCCAGCGGCAAGACCCAGATCCACGAGCTCACCGCCGATCAGCGCAAGGCCTGGGTCGCGGCGCTGATGCCGGTCTACAAGACGGCGGAATCGCGGGTCGGCGGCGAGATCCTGGCGCTGCTCGAGCGCAATCGTAGCGGCTGAGGCGAGTCCGACAGCACCTCCTCGAGGAGCAAGCGCAGGCATGGCGGTCGCCGGCGTTTCCGCAAAGCGCGCCCTAGCCGGTCCGCTGCTCCGTTCGCTCGACCATCTCGAGGAATGGCTCATCACCTTCCTCATCGCGGCGGCGACCGTGATCATCTTCGTCGCGGTCGTTCACCGCTACGGTACCTCGGGCGCGATCGACGTGTCGAAATGGGCGGCCGCCCATGGCTGGCTGTCGCTCGCGGCGGCCCTCGAGCGCCTTTTCGTCTGGCTCGCCGATTGGGATCTCTCCTGGGCGCAAGAGCTCTGCATCTACATGTTCATTTGGATGGCGAAGTTCGGCGCCGCCTACGGTGTGCGCACCGGCATCCATGTCGGCGTCGACGTGCTCGTCAACCGCCTGCCGGAGGAGCGGCGAAAGAACGTCGTCCTGTTCGGCTTGCTGAGCGGCGCCGTGTTCACCGGCGTCGTGGCGGGGCTCGGCGCCAGCTTCGTCCACGGCATGTATCTGACCGGGCAGACCTCGAACGATCTGGAAGCGCCGATGTGGATCGTCTATCTGGCGATTCCGCTGGGCTCGGGGCTCATGTGCTTCCGGTTCCTGCAGGTCGCCTGGTCGTTCGCCCAGACCGGCATGCTCCCGCATCACGACCACGCCCATGTCGAGGGCATCGAGAGCGATGCGACCGCGGCCGACGCCAAGACTCCCTGGCGGCGCGGCGAGGCGATCGGCTGGGCCATGATGCTGGCGCCGATCCTCATTTTCCTCTTGTGCCTGGCGCAGCATACGGGCGTGGTCGAATTTCCCCAGGGCGTGCGCGCCGCGCTCGTATTCCTGCTGCTGATCTCCCTCATGCTTACCGGCATGCCGATCTCCATTGCGCTCGGCATGACCGTGCTCGTCTTCCTGTTCACCTTGACCGACGTGCCGCTCGCCTCGGTGGCGCTCAAGCTTTTTACCGGCATCGAGCGATTCGAGATCATGGCCGTGCCGTTCTTCATCCTCGCCGGCAACTTCCTCACCCATGGCGGTGTGGCGCGGCGCATGATCGACTTCGCGACCTCGATGGTCGGGCATCACCATGGCGGCCTCGGCCTCGGTGCGGTTCTGGCCTGCGCGCTGTTTGCGGCGGTATCCGGCTCCTCGCCGGCGACGGTGGTCGCGATCGGCTCGGTGATGTTGCCGGCGATGGTGGCGCAGGGCTTCCCCAAGCGCTTCGGCGCGGGCGTGGTCACCACCGCCGGGGCGCTTGGAATTCTCATTCCGCCGTCGATCGCCATGGTGCTCTACGCGGTCTCCACCAACACCTCGATCGGCAAGCTCTTCATCGCCGGGATCGTTCCGGGCATCGTGCTGGCGACCATGCTGGGCGTCACCACCTGGTACCGCGCCTGGCGCGCCGGCTACCCCAGGTCCGCCAAGGCAACCTTCAGCCGCCGCTTTCGGACGTTTCGCGATTCCGCCTGGGGGCTGCTGCTGATCGTCATCGTCATCGGCGGCATCTATTCGGGCGTGTTCACGCCCACCGAAGCCGCCGCGATGAGTGCCGTCTACGCGTTCGTCATCGCCGTCTACGTCTATAAGGACCTCAAGCTCAGCGAAGTGCCGCGGGTCCTGCTCGCCTCGGCGAACATGAGCGCGATGCTGCTCTACATCATCACCAACGCCGTGCTGTTCTCGTTCCTGATGACCTACGAGAACATCCCGCAAATCATGGCGCAGTGGATGATCGATCAGGGGCTGGGTTGGGTCAGCTTCCTGCTCGTGGTCAACGTCCTGCTGCTGCTTGCCGGCAACGTGATGGAGCCGTCATCCATCATCCTGATCATGGCGCCGATCCTGTTTCCGGTGGCGATGAAGCTCGGCATCGACCCGATCCATTTCGGCATCATCATCACCGTGAACATGGAGATCGGCTTGTGCCATCCGCCGGTCGGCCTCAATCTCTATGTCGCCTCGGGCATCGCCCGGATGGGGATCACCGAGCTCACCATCGCGGTCCTGCCGTGGCTCGCGACCATGCTGGTGTTCCTCGTGCTGGTGACCTATTGGCCGGGTCTGACGCTGTTTCTACCGGCGCTGCTCGGGATGCGATGAGACGCGCGCCGTCCTCGGCGTAGACCGACCCCCTTGCAGATTGTCGAACCGATAGCGAGGTCCCTCTGCGGTTCCCCTCGGCGGATTGCGAGACTGATGAGAGGCAGGCCAGATGCAGCAGGACACACCGGTCGAGGTCCGCGATGTGGCGCCGGGCCTGTGGATATGGAGCCTCCATCATCCTGATTGGAAACCGAATCAGGGCTGGGAGCCGCGCGTGGCGTCGACCTGCGTCGAGTCGGGGGGCGAGATCCTGGTCCTGGATCCGCTGGCACCGCCCGCTGGCACTGTTGCGGTGTGGGAGCGGCTTGACGCGCGCCCGCCGACGGTCGCCATCGTTCTCAAGCCGGATCACGTCCGCCACGTCGATCAATTTGTACGCCGCTACAAGGCCCGGGCCTTCGGCCCGGATCGCTTCGATCGCGACGACATCCCAGAGACCCGGTTGGAGCCCATCTACCCCGGTAGCCGACTTCCCGGAGGGATCATCGCCCAATACGATGGACGGGGCCGTAACGAGACGCCTCTGTGGCTGCCGGAGCAGCGCACCCTCGTCTTCGCCGACGCGCTGACGGCACCGGGGGGAGAGCTCAGGGTCTGGGCGACACCGTGGCATCGGGAACGAGCCTTGCCGGCGCTCCGCGCCCTGCTCGAGCTCCCCTTCGAGCTGGTGATCGTCTCGCATGGCGAGCCCGTGCACACCCGTGCGGACTATGAGCGCGCCCTCGAACGCACGCCGTGGAGCGGATAGCCCCCGGTCGGACGAGGCTGCCGTCGACGGATTCGCGATCGTCTCGCCAAAGCATGAGGCGCACCGTCTGCTGGTGCGGCAATACATGCTGACCGTGCCGGACGATCTCCTGGAGGCGGCACGGCTCGACGGCGCCGGAGAATTCCGGATCTTCTGGAGCGTCGTCCTGCCGATCGCCTTGGATCGCCGCCATGGGTGCTTCGGCAACCTCATCCTTCGACACGCTCAGGATGAGGTTTTTCCTTTGTTCCACGCACACCACCCTCATCCTGAGCGTGTCGAAGGATGAGGGCGACCCGTGGGCGAAGACGGCACTGGCGGTAAGGAACTTCCGGGACACGACACTACCCCGCCTTCTCGAGAGAGGCGAAAGCCAGCGAATCGTCGCTGCAAGTCAGCCTAAGCGCTCGAGCGCTCACGTTCCCGGACAGAGAAGGCATGATCGCCGGCGTCGCGCTCGGGCCTCCGCACGGGCGGCCAGTAGTCCTTTCGCCGCTCCAATGCGTGAACCAACACCTCGCGCGCGCTGAGCAAGGCCGTGCGACAGCGAGGCGTGAGCCAGGCGCTTTGGCTCTCCAGCATCCGGTCGATTTCGACGATCTCGGCCTCGAGCTCCGCATCCGCCCGGACGATCGCCGCAAAATTGCCTGCGGGCGGGCTTGCGCTCGCGAGGCTCATCGGGAGCCCCCGACCGACCGCATCCCGGCAAGCGTTATTTGCCGGTTCGTGCGGGCGCGTCGCGGTTGGGCCGGTCGTCGCGCATAGGCGCTGCGCTGACCCATGAGGTTGAGAAGCGCGAAGCGTTCCGCGACTTCGAGCAGCATCGCCGGCTCCGGTTCCTTGGGAGAAACCGCCTGGACGATGCGGAGTTTCGACGCCCCGAGACCGGGACGCTCGTCTGGTGCCCTGCCTTCGCGCGGCTGTGAATGGGACCTTGATGTGAGACCGCTCATGCCACCCGCCAACCATGTTCGCAGGCATAAGCATCGATGCTGGCCGCAACGACCGTCAATGAGGCCGTCAGCAACAAAAATTCAAATTGTTCATGCGACAAGATCGGATTATTCTTCGCTCCGCCCTTGCCAAACGAAAGATCCGGGCGAAGGCCGCGATTTCAACGTCTTGCCAGAGAATTACCTGGAAGAAGATCCATGGTGCAACCATTCCGGATCCTGGTCGTCGATCCGGATCCGCCATCCGTTGAGCTCATAACGCGAACCGCAAGCGCGCTCAGAGCGACCGAGATCGTATCGGTGGCCACGGCCGAGGCGGCGCCGCCGAAGCTTTCCGACCCGGAACGGCCCTTCGACCTCGTCTTCACCGCGTTGGACCTGCCCGACATGGACGCACCGACGCTGGTCAAGTGGACTCGCGCCTACGGCGACAGCCAAAGGCCGAACGTGCCCATGGTTGTGATGCATGAGGGGCCGCTGCCCTCGACCGCCGCGACCGAGATCGTCAATGCCGGCACGCGGCTGCTGCTGCAAAAGCCGCTGACCCAAAGGCGCATAGCGGCGTTCATCGACGGTGCGGGGAGCGCCTATCATAACTTCATCATCAGTCCGACCTATATCGGCCCGGAGCGCCGAGGAGCGAAGCGGCCGATCCGGGATGAGCGACGGATCACGGCGTCAAGCGCGGTACTCATCGTCGAGGACGCGACCAATTATGAGCTCGGCGACGACACAATGGTCGTCATCTTCGATTATCTCAGACTCCGCGTGTCCGGCGCCGATCTCGTCAGCTTTCGCGACTTTCTCACGCGCGAGCATCTGCAAGCCGCCCTGCGGAACCGGGCCTCGGTGCAGCGGAGAACCTTCCGCAAGGTCGAGCGGCAGCAGGGGGTCTTGGAAGCGTCGCTTGCCGCTCTGGAGCAGGAAGCGACCGGCGAGCACCTCAAGCGGATGAATCGCGCCGCGTGGACTATCGCGGCCGATTGCGCCAGCGCCGGGTGGACCCTCATGGCGTCGGTCGCGAAGTCGCTGCACCATTACACCTCCGGCGCCTATCGGCCCTCGCAGCGGCTCGTGCGCTTTCTGGCCTCGCACGTCTTGGCGCTAAAGACGGCGCTGACCGGCCGCATTTTCGACGATGGCGGCCGTATCGGCCAAACGATCGTGGCGACGGTTCGCAGCGCCGAGCTCATGTTTCGCCGCGACGCAACCAGCCCTTCCTCCGGCGTGTGAAGCGGCACATGCGCGTTGCGAGCACACCCGAAACAGTCACCCCGGCCGACAAGGTCGAGCTGGACGCCCGCGAGCTGGCGCTGGCCGGCGTCATCCGCGAAGCCGGACGCTTGGCGCGGACTTATTTCTACGACCGGGCCTCTCTCGGGCTCACCTTCAAGGGACCCCAGGACTATCTGACCGTGGCCGATGGTGCGGTCGAGCGCGCCATCATCGAGCGCCTCGGCCGGGCCTTTCCCGGCGACGGCTTCCTGGGCGAGGAGGGCGGCGGCCGGCCGGCCCCGTCGCTCTGGGTGATCGATCCGATCGACGGTACCGCCAACTTCGCGCGCGGCGTGCCGCATTTCTGCATCTCCATCGCCTATATGCGGAACGGCAAGGTCGAGCTCGGCGCCATCTATCAGCCGATCACCGACGAGCTTTTCGCCGCCCGCCGCGGCGCCGGCGCCGCCTGCAACGGCCGCAAGATGCAAGTGAGCGCCACCAAGGACATGGCCCAGGCGATCGTCGAGCTCGGATGGTCGAAGCGCCGGCCGATGCAAACCTACACGGCAGTCATGGAGCGGGTGGTGACGGCGGGCGGCAGCTTCCGGCGCGCCGGTTCCGGTGCGCTCGGTCTCGCCTATGTCGCCGACGGCCGCTCGGACGGCTATGCCGAGCTCCACATCAACTCCTGGGATTGCTTGGCTGGCCTGATCATGATCGAGGAAGCCGGCGGCTGGACCAACGACTTCCTCGCCGGCAATGGGCTGACGGAAGGCAACCCGGTGCTGGCGGCCACACCCGCCCTGGCCGCGGCCATGCAGAAGGCGACCGGCATCGAGCGCTAGTCACCGTCTTCCTCCCTCGCCCATGGGGAGAGGTGAAGGTTCGCGACGACGCCGGCTTCGCCATCTTGTCCCACGCGGAGAGGCCTGGGATGAGACGCCTTCCCCGCGTCGTCCGCTTCTGGACCGCTGCGGTGCTGCGGTGCTAGCCTCCCTGTCATAAAATTGAAACACGCGGCCTCGGATCAGGGGCGGCTCGTGACGGGAGGATTTGAGGGCCATGACACGATCGCGTTCGCAATTCCGCCGCTGCTGCGGCTTGGCGCTGCTGGCCGCTGGGTTGGCGCTCCCGACGACGCAAGCGCGCGCCCAAGGCGATCTCACCGTTTATTGCGGTGTGCAGGAGGAGTGGTGCCGGCCGATGGTCGCCGCCTTCGAGCGCGCGACCGGCGTCAAGGTGGCGATGACCCGCAAGAGCTCCGGGGAGATCTATGCCCAGCTCAAGGCGGAAGCCGCCAATCCGCGCGGCGATGTCTGGTGGGGCGGCACCGGCGATCCGCATCTGCAAGCCGCCGAAGAGGGGCTGACCGAGGAATATCACTCCGCGATGCTGAGCCAGCTGCAGGATTGGGCGGTGCGTCAGGCCGAGCAGGCGAAGTTCCGCACCGTCGGCATCTATTCCGGCGCCCTCGGCTTCAGCTTCAACACCGAGCTCTTGAAGAAGAAGGCCGCGCCCGAGCCGAAATGCTGGGCCGATCTCTTGAACCCCGCATTCAAGGACGAGGTGCAGGTCGCCGACCCGAACTCCTCGGGAACCTCCTATACGATGCTGGCGACCATGGTGCAGCTCATGGGCGAGGAGCCGGCCTTCGACTACATGAAGAAGCTGCATCGCAACATCAATCAATACACCAAGTCCGGCGCGGCTCCGGCCCGGGCCGCGGCCACCGGCGAGAGCTTGATCGGCATCACCTTCATGCATGACGGCGTGACCGAAGCCGTTGCCGGCGCGCCGCTCAAAGTGGTGGCCCCTTGCGAGGGCACCGGCTACGAGATCGGCTCGATGAGCATCGTCAAAGGGGCCCGCAACCTCGCCAACGCGAAGAAGTGGTACGACTGGGCCTTGACCCCCGAGGCGCAAGGGATCGGCGCCGAGGCCAAGGCCTATCAGGTGCCGTCGAACAAGAACGCCAAGACCCCGCCGCAGGCGCCGAAATTCTCCGAGATCAAGCTCATCGCCTACGATTTCGCCAAATACGGCTCCTCGGCGGTGCGCGGCGGCTTGCTGGCGCGCTGGGACAAAGAGGTGAAGTCGCTGCCGAAGTGACGGGCCGCCCGCGCTCGACGTGAACCGTCGGCATTTTTTATGGTGCCTCGCGGGCTGGATCGGCTTTGCGGTCCTGCCATGGCACATGCTCGACGCGGGCTTCTGGAGCTTCCGCTGGCTCGGGCAGTATCCCCAGCCTGCTGAAGCGATGCCGGCGCTCGGGCTGGGGCTCCTCGAGGGGCATGGCTGGCTTCTGCCGATCGGGCTCGCCCTCTTGGCGCCGCTCCTGGTCATGCGGCGCCCGGCCGGCGACCGCATCCTCGCCAGCACGCTCGCCTGGTCGGGCGGGCTCGGGCTCCTCTGGACCTTCGGCCAGGGCTTCCTCATCGGCCTCAAGGGCCCGCTCATCGGCGTGCTGGCGGGTCTGGGCGGGCCGATCGCCCAAGGCCAGGCCGGGCTCGGCTGGGGTGCGGTCGTCGTCGTCGCTTCCTTGTTGGCCTTCCTCGCCTACGGGCTTGCCCAGCACGGCGCCTGCCGGGGCGACGGCTTCGTCGTCGGCGCCATCCTCGCCGCGGTGCTGCTGATCGGCCTCTTCGTGTTCTTTCCCGTGGGCCGCGCGCTGGCGAGCGCGCTCCAGGACAATGACGGAAATTTCGTGCCGGGCCTGTTCGTCCGGCGCATTCTCGTCCGCGACATCTGGGGCATGGACTGCCTCTACAGCGAGCTCCGCTGCGGGGTCGCGTTCAACACGGTGGTGCTGGCGATCCTGGCCGGGCTCGGCTCGACCTTGCTCGGCCTCGCCTTCGCCTTGGTCGCCGTCCGCTCGGCGTTTCGCTACAAGCGACTGCTGAGGGCGATGACGGTGCTGCCGATCATCACCCCACCCTTCGTCATCAGCCTCGCCATCATCGTGCTGTTCGGCCGCACCGGGCTCGTCACCGGCTGGCTCGATGCCTTGTTCGGGCTCGGGCGCTCGCGCTGGATCTATGGCCTGCCGGGCGTGCTCATCTCTCAGCTCCTCTCCCAGACCCCGCTCGCCTTCCTGGTGCTGATCGGCGTGCTCGAAGGCGTCGGCCCGTCGCTCGAGGAGGCGACGCAGACTTTGGGCGCCAGCCGCTGGCACTGCTTCCGCACCGTCACCTGGCCGCTCATCCGCCCCGGGGTTGCCAATGCGGCGCTGCTGGGCTTCGTCGAGAGCATGGCGGATTTCGGCAATCCCTTGGTGCTCGGCGGCAATTTCGACGTGCTCTCGGTCAAGATCTTCTTCGCCGTGGTCGGCGCCCAGCACGATCCCGGACGCGCCGCGGTGCTGGCCGTCGTGCTCTTGTGCTTTACCCTTGGCGCTTTTTGGCTGCAGAACCAGTGGCTGGGCAAGCGCGTCTACGTGACCGTGACCGGCAAGGGCGATTCCGGCCTGCCGACGCCGCTGCCCCGCGGCATCTCCTGGGCGTGCTATCTGACCACGCTCCCCTGGGTCGCCTTCACCCTCGTCGTCTACGCGATCATCCTCATCGGCGGCTTCGTGCGCGACATCGGGCGGGCCGACTACACCGTCACCTGGCGGCATTTCATCACCGCCTTCAATGTCGAGACGACGGAGCGCGGCCTGTTGTTCTCGGGCTCGGCCTGGGATTCGTTCTGGACCACGCTCGAGGTCTCCGCCATCTCCGCCCCGCTCACCGCCGCCATGGGGCTATTGACCGCCTATCTCCTCTCCCGCCAGCGCTTCGCCGGGCAGCGTTTCTTCGAGTTCGGCACCATGCTGAGCTTCGCCATTCCCGGCACCGTCATCGGCGTCAGCTACATCATCGCCTTCAATGTGCCGCCGATCGAGATCACCGGCACCGCGCTCATCCTCGTCATCTGCTTCGTGTTCCGGAACATGCCCGTGGGCGTGCGCGCCGGGCTCGCCGCCTTGAGCCAGATCGACCGCAGCCTGGATGAGGCCTCGCTCACCTTGGGCGCCCGCACCACGATGACCTTGCGGCGGGTGATCCTGCCGCTCCTGCGTCCGGCGGTGGTGGCGACCTTGGTGTTCAGCTTCGTGCACGCCATGACCGCGGTCAGCGCCATCATCTTCCTGGTGAGCGCCCGCTACAACATGGCGACCTCCTACATCGTCAATCGCGTGGAGGCGGGCGAGATCGCGCTGGCGATCGCCTACTCCTCGGTCTTGATCCTGGTCATGGCCTTGGCGATCGTGGTGATCCAGCTTGTGGTGGGCAAGCGGCGTCTGGGCCGGCGCGGCCTCGGCGATCTCGGCCTGGCAGGTGCAGCATGAGCGCAGGTGCGGCATGAGCAAATCGGGACCGGCATCGGTCGAGTTTCGTGGCGTCACCAAGCGCTACGGGCAGATCGTCGCGGTGAACGCCGTATCGTTCACGGTCGAGCCCGGCAGTTTGGCGACGCTCCTGGGACCGTCGGGCTGCGGCAAGACCACCACCCTGCGCCTGGTCGCCGGCCTAGAGATCGCCAGCGAGGGCCAGATCCTGATCGGCGGCCGCGACGTGACGCGGCTTTCGGCCGCCGAGCGCGACGTCAGCATGGTGTTCCAGTCCTACGCGCTGTTTCCCCATATGAGCGTGCTGGAGAACGTCGCCTACGGGCCGATCGCGTCCGGCGAGCGCAAGGCCAAGGCGCACGACATGGCGCTGGAGAAGCTCGAGCTGGTGGGCTTGTCCGGGCTCGAGCGGCGCATGCCTTCCGAGCTGTCGGGCGGCCAGCAGCAGCGCGTCGCGGTCGCCCGCGCGCTGGTCTTGGAGCCGCAGGTCCTCTTGTTCGACGAACCGCTCTCCAATCTCGATGCCAAGCTCCGGCGCCAAGTGCGCGAAGACATCCGTGCCTTGCAGCGGAGCCTCGATCTGACCGTGGTCTATGTCACCCACGACCAGCAGGAGGCGCTCGCGGTCTCCGACCAGGTGATCGTCATGTCGAACGCCGCCATCGCCCAGCATGGCTCTCCTCGGGAGCTCTATGAGGAGCCGGCCAATCTGTTCGTCGCCGACTTCATCGGCGATGCCAACATCATCGCCGTGGAGATCGAAGCGATCGTCGGCAATCAGGCGCGGGTTCGCCTCGGGCCGATCGAGCTCGAATTGCCGGCGCGCGGCGCCAGGAACGGCAAAGCCCACATCGCGGTTCGGCCGGAGTCGCTGCTGCTCGCCGTCGACCAACCCAATGAGGACGCGCTCCGGGGCCGCATCGCCAAGGCCGCCTATCTCGGGACCCACATGGAGTATTCGGTCGAGACCGCGCTGGGCGAGCTATTCGTGATCGACCGCCGCATCGCCCATCCGTTCGCCACCGGCACGGATCTTTGGCTCTCTTTCGCCGATCACGGCATGACCCTGGTGCCGGAGCGGTAGGCAGCGGCGCCTAGACTCTGACTGGTGCCAATGCGGTGCTTGGCCGGGAGCGTGATCGCAACCGGCGCTGCACGCCGCCTGTCGCGCACGGTGACGCAAATTGGCTGGGCACGGTCCCGCCCGCAGTGCCGGAGGCACCCGATCCCCGGCCGGCGTCCTGGGTCGCCTGCATCGCAGCCCGTTCCGTCAAGCCCAGCCAGGCTTGGCGAAGAAAGCCCCACAAGGCCTCCTCAGTGACACGGTCGCGCAGCATCACCGCCTGCATGACAGGGTCGGCAATCATCTCCGCGAGGCTAGGCTCCGGTCCCGCATCGGCATAGTCGCTCATCGCTCATGCTCCCGGTTTCGGGTGCCCTCTCCATCACACGAGCCATGCTAGTCGCTCTAGAGGTGTCTAGTCCGACGCACAAAGGTGAAATCTTCCTTAATGAAACATGTCCATTCCGCCGCATTTGAGCGGTGATCGCAGATTTATTTAAGCATCCAGTGGGACGGCTGCGCTTCTAAGCCGGCAGCTCGTAGCCGATCGCCGCTTCGATCTCGCA
This genomic interval carries:
- a CDS encoding iron ABC transporter permease — translated: MLDAGFWSFRWLGQYPQPAEAMPALGLGLLEGHGWLLPIGLALLAPLLVMRRPAGDRILASTLAWSGGLGLLWTFGQGFLIGLKGPLIGVLAGLGGPIAQGQAGLGWGAVVVVASLLAFLAYGLAQHGACRGDGFVVGAILAAVLLIGLFVFFPVGRALASALQDNDGNFVPGLFVRRILVRDIWGMDCLYSELRCGVAFNTVVLAILAGLGSTLLGLAFALVAVRSAFRYKRLLRAMTVLPIITPPFVISLAIIVLFGRTGLVTGWLDALFGLGRSRWIYGLPGVLISQLLSQTPLAFLVLIGVLEGVGPSLEEATQTLGASRWHCFRTVTWPLIRPGVANAALLGFVESMADFGNPLVLGGNFDVLSVKIFFAVVGAQHDPGRAAVLAVVLLCFTLGAFWLQNQWLGKRVYVTVTGKGDSGLPTPLPRGISWACYLTTLPWVAFTLVVYAIILIGGFVRDIGRADYTVTWRHFITAFNVETTERGLLFSGSAWDSFWTTLEVSAISAPLTAAMGLLTAYLLSRQRFAGQRFFEFGTMLSFAIPGTVIGVSYIIAFNVPPIEITGTALILVICFVFRNMPVGVRAGLAALSQIDRSLDEASLTLGARTTMTLRRVILPLLRPAVVATLVFSFVHAMTAVSAIIFLVSARYNMATSYIVNRVEAGEIALAIAYSSVLILVMALAIVVIQLVVGKRRLGRRGLGDLGLAGAA
- a CDS encoding ABC transporter ATP-binding protein yields the protein MSKSGPASVEFRGVTKRYGQIVAVNAVSFTVEPGSLATLLGPSGCGKTTTLRLVAGLEIASEGQILIGGRDVTRLSAAERDVSMVFQSYALFPHMSVLENVAYGPIASGERKAKAHDMALEKLELVGLSGLERRMPSELSGGQQQRVAVARALVLEPQVLLFDEPLSNLDAKLRRQVREDIRALQRSLDLTVVYVTHDQQEALAVSDQVIVMSNAAIAQHGSPRELYEEPANLFVADFIGDANIIAVEIEAIVGNQARVRLGPIELELPARGARNGKAHIAVRPESLLLAVDQPNEDALRGRIAKAAYLGTHMEYSVETALGELFVIDRRIAHPFATGTDLWLSFADHGMTLVPER